The proteins below come from a single Caenibius sp. WL genomic window:
- the mdh gene encoding malate dehydrogenase has protein sequence MARKKIALIGAGNIGGTLAHLAAQKELGDIVLFDVVEGVPQGKALDLSQCGPVEGFDAKITGTNDYADIAGADVIIVTAGVARKPGMSRDDLLGINLNVMKSVGEGIKNHAPNAFVICITNPLDAMVWALREFSGLPHNMVVGMAGVLDSARFSTFLAWEFGVSIRDVNTFVLGGHGDTMVPVVEYSTVNGIPVPDLVKMGLSTQERIDAIVQRTRSGGGEIVGLLKTGSAFYAPAASGIAMAEAYLNDQKRILPCAAYVDGQYGVDGLYVGVPVQIGAGGVEKVVEIALDTEAKTNFQVSVDAVKELLDACKGIDSSLA, from the coding sequence ATGGCTCGCAAGAAGATCGCCCTCATCGGCGCCGGTAATATCGGCGGCACTCTCGCTCACCTCGCCGCCCAGAAGGAACTGGGCGACATCGTTCTGTTCGACGTCGTCGAAGGCGTGCCGCAGGGCAAGGCGCTCGACCTGTCGCAGTGCGGCCCGGTCGAAGGGTTCGACGCCAAGATCACCGGCACCAACGACTATGCCGATATCGCGGGCGCGGACGTGATCATCGTCACCGCCGGTGTCGCCCGCAAGCCGGGCATGAGCCGCGACGATCTTCTCGGCATCAATCTCAACGTCATGAAGTCGGTCGGCGAAGGCATCAAGAACCACGCCCCCAACGCTTTCGTGATCTGCATCACCAACCCGCTCGATGCGATGGTCTGGGCGCTGCGCGAATTCTCGGGCCTGCCGCACAACATGGTCGTCGGCATGGCCGGCGTGCTCGATTCGGCGCGTTTCAGCACGTTCCTCGCCTGGGAATTCGGCGTTTCGATCCGGGACGTGAACACTTTCGTGCTCGGCGGCCACGGCGACACCATGGTGCCGGTGGTCGAATATTCGACCGTCAACGGCATCCCCGTTCCCGATCTCGTCAAGATGGGCCTGTCCACGCAGGAACGCATCGACGCCATCGTGCAGCGCACCCGTTCGGGCGGCGGCGAAATCGTCGGCCTGCTCAAGACCGGTTCGGCGTTCTACGCCCCGGCCGCTTCGGGCATCGCCATGGCGGAAGCCTATCTCAACGACCAGAAGCGCATTCTGCCCTGCGCCGCCTATGTCGACGGCCAGTACGGCGTTGACGGTCTCTATGTCGGCGTGCCGGTGCAGATCGGTGCGGGCGGCGTGGAAAAGGTCGTCGAAATCGCACTCGACACCGAAGCCAAAACCAACTTCCAGGTCTCGGTCGACGCGGTCAAGGAACTGCTTGATGCCTGCAAGGGCATCGACAGCTCGCTGGCCTGA
- a CDS encoding EAL domain-containing protein has protein sequence MRFGTGDNAVDDRVRALLLGTLYNQPTSLAIGAINGVASSLIAAHVTGHGFMARAAAAITLIAVIRIGMAILCVRQLRPENARKWEIAYEVGAFSYAFMIGLVAGLSIWHEVNAHVQVMTVAVALCYGTGISARNAGRPNIVAGQLFLSLFPVIIGLVHIGSLAYLVLALAVALLLPAMMSISLNVFRTLRQSIIEAQTNAELAERMQLLAHTDVVTGIANRAGLDHKLDGMITDLPAGQKLMLLWIDLDRFKEVNDTLGHPVGDKVLKEIARRLIAQLPGHAAVARFGGDEFIIACRLSTRSDAERIARDVLDQIARPYRIDNERLTVGGSLGVALLPDDSHDTATLMQSADLALYHAKVAGGNRISFFDASMTRDLVRRREIEAELRAAIQRDELSIFFQPIVDLETGRIKTFEALVRWFHPEKGELRPDEFIPVAEETGVIITLGNWITAQAAKACAQWPEDVTVAVNLSPVQIRAPGAALGIKNALREAGLDPARLELEVTESLFLGDDENTGRFLDELCAMGVRFALDDFGTGFSSLGYINKFPFKKIKVDRSFVSGPNVGRKSEAIIRAVAEMGATLEMDIVAEGLETVEQVTAVRNAGCNLGQGYYFSRAVPDYLAMMLLARERDIDPHMRHAL, from the coding sequence ATGCGATTCGGAACGGGCGATAACGCGGTCGATGACCGCGTGCGCGCGCTTCTGCTCGGCACTTTGTACAACCAGCCCACCAGCCTCGCCATCGGCGCGATCAACGGTGTCGCTTCCAGCCTGATCGCGGCCCATGTCACCGGCCACGGCTTCATGGCCCGGGCGGCGGCGGCGATCACGCTGATCGCCGTGATCCGCATCGGCATGGCCATCCTGTGCGTGCGGCAGCTTCGGCCCGAAAACGCCCGGAAATGGGAAATCGCCTACGAAGTCGGCGCGTTCAGCTATGCGTTCATGATCGGCCTCGTCGCGGGGTTGAGCATCTGGCACGAAGTCAACGCGCATGTGCAGGTGATGACCGTGGCCGTGGCGCTGTGTTACGGGACCGGCATTTCCGCCCGCAACGCCGGGCGCCCGAATATCGTCGCCGGGCAACTGTTCCTCTCGCTGTTCCCGGTCATCATCGGCCTGGTCCATATCGGATCGCTGGCCTATCTCGTGCTCGCGCTGGCGGTGGCGCTGCTGCTTCCGGCGATGATGTCGATATCGCTGAACGTCTTCCGCACATTGCGCCAGTCGATCATCGAAGCGCAGACCAATGCCGAACTGGCCGAACGGATGCAGCTTCTCGCCCATACCGACGTGGTCACGGGCATCGCCAACCGCGCCGGGCTCGATCACAAGCTTGACGGGATGATTACCGATCTTCCCGCCGGGCAGAAACTGATGCTGCTGTGGATCGATCTCGATCGATTCAAGGAAGTGAACGACACGCTCGGCCATCCGGTGGGCGACAAAGTGCTGAAGGAAATCGCCCGGCGGCTGATCGCGCAGTTGCCCGGCCATGCCGCGGTGGCCCGCTTCGGCGGGGATGAATTCATCATCGCCTGCCGCCTTTCCACCCGTTCCGATGCCGAACGGATCGCGCGCGATGTGCTCGACCAGATCGCGCGGCCCTATCGGATCGACAACGAACGGCTGACAGTCGGCGGTTCGCTCGGCGTCGCGCTGCTGCCCGATGACAGCCACGACACCGCCACGCTGATGCAGAGCGCGGATCTCGCGCTCTATCACGCCAAAGTCGCGGGCGGGAACCGGATCAGCTTCTTCGACGCCTCGATGACGCGCGATCTCGTCCGCCGGCGCGAGATCGAGGCCGAACTGCGCGCCGCGATCCAGCGCGACGAACTGTCGATCTTCTTCCAGCCGATCGTCGATCTCGAAACCGGGCGGATCAAGACGTTCGAAGCGCTCGTCCGCTGGTTCCACCCCGAAAAGGGCGAACTGCGGCCCGACGAATTCATCCCGGTGGCGGAAGAAACCGGAGTCATCATCACGCTGGGCAACTGGATCACCGCGCAAGCGGCCAAGGCCTGCGCGCAATGGCCCGAGGATGTCACCGTGGCGGTCAATCTTTCGCCGGTGCAGATCCGGGCGCCCGGCGCGGCGCTGGGGATCAAGAACGCGCTGCGCGAAGCGGGCCTCGATCCCGCGCGGCTGGAACTGGAAGTGACCGAAAGCCTGTTCCTCGGCGACGATGAAAACACCGGCCGCTTCCTCGACGAACTCTGCGCCATGGGCGTGCGCTTCGCGCTCGACGATTTCGGCACCGGCTTCTCCTCGCTCGGCTACATCAACAAGTTCCCGTTCAAGAAGATCAAGGTCGACCGCAGCTTCGTGTCCGGCCCCAATGTCGGCCGCAAGAGCGAAGCGATCATCCGCGCCGTCGCCGAAATGGGTGCGACGCTGGAAATGGATATCGTCGCCGAAGGTCTCGAAACGGTCGAACAGGTGACGGCGGTGCGCAACGCCGGGTGCAATCTCGGCCAGGGTTACTATTTCAGCCGCGCGGTGCCCGATTATCTGGCCATGATGCTGCTCGCCCGCGAACGCGATATCGACCCGCACATGCGGCACGCGCTCTGA
- a CDS encoding cell wall hydrolase yields MKGSSLILSPAFTEDRPSDFRGRFGRRARGLAGRRGRLSGIGGQRFAMLAAAMAVPAFAAPSGWNLPALLDRAEPAAPRPMGFETPGESFPGSAFYYLADDQLAVADAGGQPLDPGAHWDSEYPRPVIGAMARPVFAAGTPTDETRALTCLTQAIYYEAASESDAGQRAVAQVVLNRVSHPAYPNTVCGVVYQGSERRTGCQFTFTCDGSLARQPSRFAWDRARAVARAALAGSVYAPVGLATHYHTIQVNPYWAPSLNRLTTIGAHIFYSWRGAAGRPAAFTNRYLGNEPVAAPHARTMVDPTAGLDPLGLARAYEASLQRTAATPAPGAPLAPPPVALPRPDYTPAIEARGGDTLYSASRLPESGSVKSEYARSGEWIATPH; encoded by the coding sequence ATGAAAGGCTCATCGTTGATCCTATCGCCCGCCTTCACCGAAGACCGGCCCAGCGATTTTCGCGGCCGCTTCGGGCGCCGTGCGCGCGGGCTGGCCGGGCGGCGCGGACGCTTGTCCGGCATCGGCGGACAACGCTTTGCGATGCTGGCGGCGGCGATGGCGGTGCCCGCTTTCGCCGCGCCTTCTGGCTGGAATCTGCCCGCTCTGCTGGACCGGGCGGAACCCGCCGCGCCGCGGCCGATGGGCTTCGAAACGCCGGGCGAAAGCTTCCCCGGTTCCGCTTTCTATTATCTGGCTGACGATCAACTGGCCGTGGCGGACGCAGGCGGGCAACCGCTCGATCCCGGCGCCCACTGGGACAGCGAATATCCGCGCCCCGTGATCGGCGCCATGGCGCGGCCGGTGTTCGCCGCCGGCACGCCGACCGATGAAACGCGCGCGCTCACCTGCCTGACTCAGGCAATCTATTACGAAGCGGCCAGCGAATCCGATGCCGGGCAGCGCGCGGTGGCGCAGGTGGTGCTGAACCGCGTGTCCCACCCGGCCTACCCCAACACGGTGTGCGGCGTGGTCTATCAGGGATCGGAACGCCGCACCGGCTGCCAGTTCACGTTCACGTGCGACGGATCGCTGGCGCGCCAGCCATCCCGCTTCGCATGGGACCGCGCCCGCGCCGTGGCGCGGGCCGCGCTGGCCGGTTCGGTCTATGCCCCGGTCGGGCTGGCGACGCATTACCACACGATCCAGGTCAATCCCTACTGGGCGCCCAGTCTCAACCGCCTGACCACCATCGGCGCGCATATCTTCTATAGCTGGCGCGGCGCGGCGGGCCGCCCGGCGGCGTTCACCAACCGCTATCTCGGCAACGAACCGGTGGCAGCGCCCCATGCACGCACGATGGTCGATCCGACGGCGGGGCTCGATCCGCTCGGCCTTGCCCGGGCTTACGAAGCGAGCCTGCAGCGCACCGCCGCCACGCCCGCCCCGGGCGCGCCGCTCGCTCCGCCGCCGGTGGCCCTGCCCCGCCCCGATTACACGCCCGCGATCGAAGCGCGCGGGGGCGACACGCTCTACAGCGCCTCCCGCCTGCCCGAGAGCGGCAGCGTTAAGAGCGAATACGCCCGCAGCGGCGAATGGATCGCAACGCCGCACTGA
- a CDS encoding TonB-dependent receptor: MHKYLLFLGTSLAVAQPALADDGEIVVTATGLAQPAESAPQSITVITRKEIEQVQGADVTRVLTRLPGTTFTRTGPMGGVTLIGVRGAPAGQTLVLIDGVPSGDPSTTGGEFDLAQLATGTIDSIELLRGPNSVVWGSQAMGGVMNITTRIENGVSGSVEYGGADRVTATAAAGLKGERFEAGVSGSFVDTDGYSAAANGTEKDGYRQYNIAGRARYRVTDALSLTANARYSQGKADLDGYPAPTYTFADTDATEKLRVWSGRIGAVYETEGLQLNAGYAITDSRREGRDPEDPWGNYTFKGRSERAELFGRVALPARFALNFGGAYDWSEFRNGFEEGKAENGSIHALLGYYGDRLVVTGGVRYDHHTDFGGEWTVGANASYEVVRDLRLRAAYGEGFKAPTLYQLLSQYGNPALSPERSKSYEVGLSYAERGAPVYAAITAYRRDASDLIDFFSCWTGNAPLCATRPDGFYYNVGKGRAQGLEMEVALQWTPTLTSNVVYSYVHTENRTAGDPNRGNRFARRPAHMITGSLDWETPIGLALGFDLRVVGSAWDDAANTTRLDSYALGDLRASYRVNDTVELFGRVENIWDQRYTIAGGYGTQGRAAYIGVRLRK; encoded by the coding sequence ATGCATAAGTATTTGTTGTTTCTGGGAACCAGCCTTGCCGTGGCGCAGCCCGCACTGGCCGATGATGGCGAAATCGTCGTCACCGCCACCGGCCTTGCCCAGCCCGCCGAAAGCGCGCCGCAATCGATCACCGTCATCACCCGCAAGGAAATCGAGCAGGTGCAGGGCGCCGATGTCACCCGTGTGCTGACCCGCCTGCCGGGCACCACGTTCACGCGCACCGGCCCGATGGGCGGGGTAACGCTGATCGGCGTGCGCGGCGCGCCGGCTGGGCAGACACTGGTGCTGATCGATGGCGTGCCGTCCGGCGATCCGTCCACCACGGGCGGCGAATTCGATCTGGCGCAGCTTGCCACCGGCACTATCGACAGCATCGAATTGCTGCGCGGGCCCAATTCGGTGGTCTGGGGATCGCAGGCGATGGGCGGGGTGATGAACATCACCACCCGGATCGAAAACGGGGTGAGCGGCAGTGTGGAATACGGCGGCGCCGACCGGGTGACCGCGACAGCCGCCGCCGGGCTCAAAGGCGAACGGTTCGAAGCCGGGGTTTCCGGCAGCTTCGTCGATACCGATGGCTATTCCGCCGCCGCCAACGGCACGGAGAAGGACGGTTATCGCCAGTACAATATCGCGGGCCGCGCGCGTTACCGGGTGACGGATGCGCTCTCGCTCACCGCCAATGCCCGCTACAGCCAGGGCAAGGCCGATCTCGATGGCTACCCGGCGCCGACTTATACGTTTGCCGACACCGACGCGACCGAGAAGCTGCGCGTCTGGTCGGGCCGCATCGGCGCGGTTTATGAAACGGAAGGCCTGCAGCTCAACGCGGGCTATGCGATCACCGATAGCCGGAGAGAAGGCCGCGATCCCGAAGACCCATGGGGTAATTACACGTTCAAGGGCCGGTCGGAACGGGCCGAATTGTTCGGCCGCGTGGCTTTGCCCGCGCGGTTCGCGCTCAATTTCGGGGGCGCTTACGACTGGAGCGAATTCCGCAACGGGTTCGAGGAAGGCAAGGCCGAAAACGGCAGCATCCACGCGCTGCTCGGCTATTATGGTGATCGGTTGGTGGTGACGGGCGGCGTGCGCTACGACCATCACACCGATTTCGGCGGCGAATGGACGGTGGGCGCCAACGCCTCCTACGAAGTGGTGCGCGATCTGCGCCTGCGCGCGGCCTATGGCGAAGGGTTCAAGGCGCCGACGCTGTATCAACTGCTGTCGCAGTACGGCAATCCCGCTCTCAGCCCCGAACGCAGCAAGAGCTACGAAGTGGGCTTGAGCTATGCCGAACGCGGTGCGCCGGTCTATGCCGCGATCACCGCGTATCGCCGCGACGCCAGCGACCTGATCGACTTCTTCAGTTGCTGGACGGGCAACGCGCCGCTGTGCGCCACGCGGCCCGATGGCTTCTACTACAATGTCGGCAAGGGCCGCGCGCAGGGGCTGGAAATGGAAGTCGCTCTGCAATGGACCCCGACGCTCACCAGCAATGTGGTCTATAGCTACGTCCACACCGAAAACCGCACGGCCGGCGACCCCAATCGGGGTAACCGCTTCGCCCGCCGCCCGGCGCATATGATCACCGGTTCGCTCGACTGGGAAACCCCCATCGGCCTTGCGCTCGGGTTCGATCTGCGGGTGGTCGGCAGTGCATGGGACGATGCGGCCAACACCACCCGGCTGGACAGCTATGCCCTGGGCGATCTGCGCGCCAGCTATCGGGTCAACGACACGGTGGAACTGTTCGGCCGGGTCGAAAATATCTGGGATCAGCGCTACACCATCGCGGGCGGATATGGCACCCAAGGGCGCGCGGCCTATATCGGCGTGCGGCTGAGGAAGTGA
- a CDS encoding ABC transporter substrate-binding protein, giving the protein MKQGAFLALACLAFAGWAMAGCAPAAAPGESSRGPMIVSLNPCSDAVLAEVADPAQILAISHYSHDPRASSMPPDQARRFRSTGGTVEEVIALKPDVVIAGAFLPPATRAAFGRLGIRVESFDIEHTVPESLARVRRIAAIAGHADRGEALVRRIGRALAAAAPPPGEPPLRTILWQSAGIVPGEDALVSDMLRRTGFASQSAARGLRQADYLPLEEVLIDPPHLILTAATPGDGEDRMLSHPALRALAGTRRAHFDAGLLYCGGPTLIRAADRLAAIRREAGA; this is encoded by the coding sequence ATGAAGCAGGGGGCGTTTCTCGCGCTGGCATGCCTCGCTTTTGCGGGGTGGGCCATGGCGGGATGCGCCCCTGCGGCTGCGCCGGGTGAAAGCAGCCGCGGGCCGATGATCGTCTCGCTCAATCCGTGCAGCGATGCGGTGCTGGCCGAAGTGGCCGATCCGGCCCAGATTCTGGCGATTTCGCATTATAGCCACGATCCGCGCGCCAGTTCGATGCCGCCGGATCAGGCGCGGCGCTTCCGCAGCACCGGCGGAACGGTGGAGGAAGTGATCGCGCTGAAACCCGATGTGGTGATCGCGGGCGCATTCCTACCCCCTGCCACGCGCGCCGCGTTCGGGCGGCTGGGTATCCGCGTGGAAAGTTTCGATATCGAACATACCGTGCCCGAAAGCCTGGCGCGCGTACGCCGGATCGCCGCGATTGCCGGGCATGCGGATCGGGGCGAAGCGCTGGTCCGCCGGATCGGGCGGGCGCTGGCCGCCGCCGCGCCGCCGCCGGGCGAACCGCCGCTGCGCACGATCCTGTGGCAATCGGCGGGGATCGTGCCGGGAGAGGATGCGCTGGTCAGCGACATGTTGCGGCGCACCGGCTTTGCCAGCCAGTCGGCCGCGCGCGGGCTGCGCCAGGCGGATTACCTGCCGCTGGAAGAAGTGCTGATCGACCCGCCGCACCTGATCCTGACCGCCGCGACCCCCGGCGACGGGGAGGACCGGATGCTGAGCCACCCGGCGCTGAGGGCGCTGGCGGGCACGCGGCGGGCGCATTTCGATGCCGGGCTGCTCTATTGCGGCGGGCCGACGCTGATCCGCGCGGCGGACCGGCTGGCGGCGATCCGCCGGGAAGCGGGCGCATGA
- a CDS encoding iron ABC transporter permease: MTLNRASVVLALLLLAAVPLSLLAGRVWIDPWTTPNAAVVLMELRLPRAVLAVVIGAGLGTAGAAMQGYLRNPLADPGLFGIAPGAALGAVLAIFLGLTGPWFLPLFALAGAASAMALLALIAGRSGGIALFTLAGMMLASLTGALTSLLISFAPNAFAVAEIVTWLMGALTDRSWPDVWLAAPLTLAGIVCFAMAGRGLDALTLGEAAARSLGMEPARLQAWLIAGVGLAIGSGVAVAGVVSFVGLVVPHLVRPLTDRRPSSLLLPSALAGALLVLVADCLCRILPLVTELRLGIALSLLGAPFFLVLLLRMRRGLV, translated from the coding sequence ATGACGCTCAACCGCGCCAGTGTGGTTCTCGCATTGCTGCTGCTGGCGGCGGTGCCTTTGTCGTTGCTCGCCGGGCGGGTGTGGATCGACCCGTGGACCACGCCCAACGCGGCGGTGGTGCTGATGGAACTGCGCCTGCCGCGCGCGGTGCTGGCGGTGGTGATCGGGGCCGGGCTGGGCACGGCGGGCGCGGCGATGCAGGGCTATCTGCGCAATCCTCTGGCCGATCCGGGCCTGTTCGGGATTGCGCCGGGTGCGGCGCTGGGCGCGGTTCTGGCGATTTTCCTCGGGCTGACGGGGCCGTGGTTCCTGCCGCTGTTCGCGCTGGCAGGCGCGGCTTCGGCCATGGCGCTGCTGGCGCTGATCGCCGGGCGCAGCGGCGGCATCGCGCTGTTCACGCTGGCGGGCATGATGCTGGCGAGCCTGACCGGCGCGCTGACTTCGCTGCTGATCAGTTTCGCGCCCAACGCGTTCGCGGTGGCGGAAATCGTCACCTGGCTGATGGGCGCGCTGACCGACCGGAGCTGGCCCGATGTCTGGCTGGCCGCCCCGCTGACACTCGCGGGGATCGTGTGCTTCGCCATGGCCGGGCGCGGGCTCGACGCGCTGACTCTGGGGGAGGCGGCGGCCCGTTCGCTGGGGATGGAACCCGCGCGGTTGCAGGCCTGGCTGATCGCGGGCGTCGGGCTGGCGATCGGATCGGGCGTGGCGGTGGCCGGGGTCGTCAGCTTTGTCGGGCTGGTGGTGCCGCATCTGGTGCGCCCGTTGACCGACCGGCGGCCTTCCTCGCTCCTGCTTCCCAGCGCCCTGGCGGGTGCGCTGCTGGTGCTGGTGGCCGATTGCCTGTGCCGCATCCTGCCGCTGGTCACCGAACTGCGGCTGGGTATTGCGCTCAGCCTGCTGGGGGCGCCGTTCTTCCTCGTGCTGCTGCTGCGGATGCGGCGGGGGCTGGTGTGA
- a CDS encoding ABC transporter ATP-binding protein, with translation MLAAQDITVTRGGHPALHGVTAALRPGMVTAICGPNGAGKSTLLATLAGLLKPQGGTVTLDGAPLAALPPRARARAIGFLPQAGEVAWDMAVAQLVALGRLPHGDAQGAGRARIDAALAAMALEPLAARPVSRLSGGERARVLLARVLAGDPRWILADEPLAALDLAHQIALLARLRQAARDGAGVVLVVHDLALAMNHADRVLVLDRGRLAADGPAGEALAEEVIARVWGVDVRWLGEPGARALVTG, from the coding sequence ATGCTGGCGGCGCAGGACATCACGGTGACGCGCGGCGGCCATCCGGCGCTGCACGGCGTTACGGCGGCACTGCGGCCGGGCATGGTCACCGCGATCTGCGGGCCCAACGGGGCGGGTAAGTCGACACTGCTGGCAACGCTCGCCGGGCTGCTGAAACCGCAGGGTGGCACAGTCACGCTGGATGGCGCGCCGCTGGCCGCGCTGCCCCCGCGTGCCCGCGCGCGGGCGATCGGGTTCCTGCCGCAGGCGGGCGAAGTGGCGTGGGACATGGCGGTGGCGCAACTCGTCGCGCTGGGCCGTCTGCCGCATGGCGATGCCCAGGGGGCCGGGCGGGCGCGGATCGACGCGGCGTTGGCGGCGATGGCGCTGGAACCGCTGGCCGCGCGGCCGGTGTCGCGCCTGTCGGGCGGCGAACGGGCGCGGGTGCTGCTGGCGCGGGTGCTGGCGGGCGATCCGCGCTGGATTCTGGCGGACGAGCCGTTGGCCGCGCTCGATCTCGCGCATCAGATTGCCTTACTGGCCCGCCTGCGCCAAGCGGCGCGGGACGGTGCGGGCGTGGTGCTGGTGGTGCACGATCTGGCGCTGGCGATGAACCATGCCGACCGGGTGCTGGTGCTTGATCGCGGGCGGCTGGCGGCCGACGGCCCGGCGGGCGAAGCGCTGGCGGAGGAGGTGATCGCCCGCGTCTGGGGCGTGGATGTGCGCTGGCTGGGCGAACCGGGCGCACGGGCGCTGGTGACCGGGTAG